TGATTCTCCTCTCCTGGGCACTGGGGAATTCAAGAGTGAAGTTAAACCACAAGGCCTGAGTTAGAAGATTGACCTCAGttccctgttcccaccagcaggtgGCACCGTCTCCTAGCGGAATTCTTACTAGAACGTTTTGCTTCCGTTTCTGCAGAGGCATGGTGAACTGAGTTGCACCATCCAAGTGTTCCTCCTGGCTGAGTTTGCCTATCTTGTTCAGTGAAGGCAACTCATGAGGACAAATGGTGTTAATGAGAAGCTTGTGCGGAGTTAAAGGGAtccttctatttctttaaaatacacgTAATAACGCTAACTCTGCAATAATTTGTAGATCATTTTAAATCTTAGCCATCTTCCTCTTGCCACCCAGTGTGCTTCAAGCCACATGGTTCAGAGCACCATTTAATATGAAActccaattttaaaacaaagggaACCTTCCTCTTACAAAACCATGAGACAAGTTACAGAGTAATGACCACCCACATGACCTTGAAGTGATTTTGAGTGAGTGAATGTAACTTCCATGGCTGCCATTTAAATTGGATTCAAATCCAAATGGCTTCATCTCCATGTCATCGGACCTCTTGTGCCCTGATTCCCTTGGCTAAGTTCATAGTACCTTCTACATCGGGTTGTGGCAATGGTTACCTGAGGTTAATCATTAGCACTCCTAAATGACAGCCAATATAAAGACTCAGTTCTCCCAAATCCATGATAGTAAAGGATCTTTTGGTAAATAGAGTCTGCTTAGCTCTTGCTAGGTCTTTAAATACTTTGCTgggggccaggcaccatggctcacacctgtaatcccagtgccttaggaggctgaggctggaggatcccttgtggtcaagagtttgagactagcctgggcaagagagcaaggccctatttctacaaaaaataaaaattagccaggtgtagtacacacttgtagtcccattacttgggaggctgaggcaggaggatccctcaagcccaagagttcaaagctgcagtgagctgtgatggtgccactgcactctagcctgggtgacagagtgagacagagtaagactctgtttcaaaacaacgacaacaacagcaaacaaaaacGAAAACCTCAAAACCTCTTTGTTGGACTTACTTCCGTCTCCTCCATGTAGTACTTTAGTACCCTTGCGGCTCGTTTCTCTTTTACAAGACAACAATGTTGTTATAAAGTCATTTGGAAATGGTCCCATGGAGGAGTATTTACACAGAATTTAGCGTATTTAGTACCTTCAGAACATGGCACTTGCCTGGAATTATACTGACCTCCTCAACCCACACCAACCACCCAGAGATGGCTGTTCTCGACTCCTCTCCCTGGGGCCctgtccttctcctcctcctcctcctcgtcctcctccttcctccttcctccttcctccttcctccttcctccttcctccttcctcctttctcctttctcctttctcctttcttctttcttcttcttcttcttcttcttcttcttcttcttcttcttcttcttcttcttcttcttcttcttcttcttcttcctcctttcttctttctccttctccttcctctttttttttttttgagacagagtgtcactctgtcacacaggctgtagtgccatggtgtgatctcagctcactgcaacctctgccttctgggttcaagtgattctcctgcctcagcctccagagtagcagggacagAGTAgcattttttaagtagagatgaggtttcaccatgttggcaaggctggtctcgaactcctgatctcaggttcttctcccgcctcagcctcccaaagtgctgggattacaggcatgagccaccacacccggcccttcCCACGTGTTCTGGCAGGGAATGCTGTTGTCCCCCAAGCCTACCCTAAGAGGAAGACTTCTTCTGGGGAGAGATGCTCACTGTGCCCAGGTCCTTCCCTGGCTGGAGCTGGCAGGAAGGGTCCCAGAGCAAGGACTTGTGCCACTCTGCCCAAAGCCAGAGTCCCTGAGGCACCCCCTCCATGAGGCACCAAGGTGAATTCCAGCTGCCAGTTAGTATTTAACTTTCCACATACGATTAGATTAAACATGTGGGTTCATAAAAGCCTAGGATTGCAGACTGCAGTTGCAAGGGCTTAGATGGTCGTAAGGCGAAGGTGCCCAGCAGGCTGAGGCTTGTGTGCAACCCACAAGAGAGCTCGCTGACACCAGCAAGAAGGTTCAGAACAGCCTGGCTTTGGAAAGAAATTTCATCCTGCCCACACACTGCATAGGTAAGTCTTAGCATGCGCTCTTTATGTTTTGAGGAATTAAGTAACAAAGTTATctatttgccttttccagaaaatGATAAAAGGAATTATTTTCCTGGTATATGACCTGGCTCCTCATCCactcttccttctttgtttcttgtgTTTTCCGTACTCATGTCTTTGTTAATTGCCTTAGAACGAaaattttgagagtttttttaaatggaggaTTCATGGTAAATGCAGGTAATCATATCGTTTTCTCTTCTTAATACGAAAATGAAAGACTTTGCTGCCTTTTGTAGGCCCGGGTGATGCGAGCGATCTACCatgtttcaagaaaagaaaactttggggccaggcgcagtggctcacgcctgtgatcccagcactttgggaggccaaggtgggcggatcacctgaggtcaggagatcgaaaccagcctggctgacatggtgaaacccatctctactaaaaatacaaaaaaattagccaggcgtgttggctggcgcctgtagtcccagctacttgggaagttgaggcaggagaatgaacccgggaggtggagcttgcagtgagaccagatcgtgccactgcactccagcctgggcgacacatcaagactccatctcaaaaaaaaaaaaagaaaagaaaactttggaCTTTGGGGTCAAATGAATGTTACTTTCCTAATAGTGTCCTGATTGCCCTTGTCATGAATAACACACATTCGTGACAGGAGTGGCTGGAATTAGGGGATCATTCTGTAGCCTAGAGACAGGGCACCACTAATGACATGTGTAAGCTCAAACCGTGGTCTTGATCTTATGTCTTGTATCCAGTTGAGCCAACTGGTCACAGCAATGAAAACAGAGTTATTGGAATGTGTGACCTCTGCTAGGACAGTCAGTGCTGGCCCCTGGTTTGGGTGATGTGAGTTCTAGTCCAGGCACTGCAGCCAACTTGAGAGGCCTGTGATCTTGGACAGGTGACTTAAGCTCTCTAGGCTATAGTTATTCCACCTATCAGAGAGCAAACCAGCCTAAATGATCTCCAGGGCCCAGCCTGTGCTAGGACTCAGCAAGAAGCATTCACTGGAAATGGAGGTCCTCCTAGGTTGATATACATTAATTGCCCATATTTGACCATTTCTAACTTGTATATAAATGGCCATTTCATATAATTCCAGAGAACATAAATAATAGCTGTCTTACCATTACTAAAGTAAATGCCTATTATGATACTCTACTTAGGGGTAGGATAAGTATGTATACCAAAtatggcttgttttgttttgatttttgagacagagtctcactgtcactgctgagtgcagtggtgtgatcatggctcactgcagccttgacctcccaggttcaagctatcctcccacctcagcctcctgagtagctgggactataggagtgtgccaccacatccagctaattttttattttttgtagaagtggtatctcactgtgttgtccaggctgatctcaaactcctggattcaagcgatcctcccgcctcagcctcctgaagtgctgggattacaggtgtgaaccactgcgcctccAAATATGGTTGATGTCTATCAGTTAAACAGTAATTCTGggaataaaaaattgaaatcaacCCACTTATAATTTGAATGTCTTGGTATAATGTCCTTCAATGGAACTGTTTTCACACACTGTGATTTGTTTCTTCCCTGTGGTCATGGAGCAGGCGTGGGCCACTCAGCCACATCTCATGCATCCGTATGCAAAAGCCAAATCCCTTTTGGATTCTGTTTATTTGGCCTGGCCAGGGGTCAGCACTCAGGTATTTAATCCCCATAGGCCCTTTCATCCCTGTGATTAAGTCTTATCAAAAAGCACCTCCTGACCTGCTTAGCAATGGGGCCTTTGTTCACATTAGAAGGCTTGAACAAATAACGGGCAGTTGGGGCCAGTTAGCTCTAAAAGGCTGGTGAACGCTGCCATGCCTGCACCTGGAAACAAACCCAAATGACTCCAGTGGAATCCAGCACTGAAGTCCCTCATCTCAAAGACCTTTTGTGGCAGAGATTCTTGGATGGGCCTTAGGGGGCCCAGGAGTCCCCTGAAATTGAATGTAGAGTTTCCtatgtgcatatgtatactttcttggggaaaaataaagtcacatcattttattttacttttcgaGGGATCTTTGGCACcgctcctcccccacccccaattccCACACCCCTTAAGAATAAATCAAGAATCACTGTTCTGGTAGTTTCGAATTGAATTCCACAGAGAGAGGAActgtcattcattcatacattcattcaacaaacttttAGTAAAGATTTGCTACGTACCCATCGCTGCGTACGGTCCTGGGATTCAGAGATGAGTAAAGCAATCCCTGCCTTCCAGGGGCTCAAGCTCTCCTGTCATCGGGACTCAGTTACTTAATCTCAATAAATATCCTGAAGGTAGGAGTTTATAGAGTGGTTTTGAGGATCACATGAATAAACACACAATACATGGGTAATtgaaaaacgaaaacaaaaccaACATGGTCGTTTGCAGAAGGGGCACAGAAAAAGGGCCTTTGCCTAGACCTGGGGAGGTCAGGGGAAGTACTGTGGATTGGTAACAGCTGGCGGGGTTCCTACGAGAGAAAAAGAACTATACccacagaaccagaccctgtctcttaaaaaaaaggcGTGGCACggtgactcaaacctgtaatcccagcaccttgggaggctgaggcagggggatcacttgaggctgggagtttgacaacatagtgagacctcatcactacttttttattttaaaaaagagttaataaaaaataaaatgaaaataaaagggtAAAAGAGCCACTGGCAAAGTCTTGAGTGGATTAAAGCCGGCTCAGCTAACTTTCACAGCAGACTATATCATTGAAAAGGGGAAAAAGCACATGTCTGTTACATTGCTTAGGAAATGTGCTTGGTATATCCCCTGGGACAATCTTATCTATATTTGTTAAGTTTCCTTCTAGCCCACTAGTCTGTGTGAccagaagagggagagaaagatcTGAGAGCTCTCTAAGTAATAGAACTTAAAACATCAGACAGAGAAGAGTATATTATCTTGGTGACGGTAATTCTCAATGAGGAAGATCCTGGGGAGGGATGTTCTGTGGGGGAAATGCCTGCAAGTTTATTTGATTAATAGGTTTGTTTATTCAGTTTATTGAAATTCCTTTCCCAGATGGGGAGATCTGAAACTTGTCTTTTCGTGAAGGAAAGAAAAGTCGCATGCTAGAGACGGCAGGTCTTTAGAACAGCAGCAAACCCACTGCTGGGATGTTGGGGCTTTTACTAGTGGCCAGTGACAGGTTTACCTCCTGCCTGTGCTCCTTCCAGCTGCGTTGAAACCCACTTGCCCCATCTGTGAGCCGTGTTCAGCTCCATTTTCTGAGCCCCCTTATCTTTCTGTCCATACCTGTTACAACTCTTTGCACATTGCATCGTCTTTAATTTGGTCTCTCCCATTCAACCGAGCCTTTCACAGAGTTCCTGTCATCTCTGAAGTTTCATCGCCTAGCATAGTACCTGGTACTTTAATTCATGCATCAAATGTCCACTGAGTGCCTTCTATGTGTCAGAAATCTGCTATACCGAGCTAGACAAAGTTGGCAGACATGAAAGCCGAGTTGGAAAGATGAGACCCTAAACcaataatcacacacacacacacacacacacacacacacacacacacacacacaccatatatatgtatgtacaaaaaaacttggctgggcgcggtggctcacacctgtaatcccagcactttgggaggccaaggtaggtggatcacgaggtcaggagatcgagaccattctggctaacatggtgaaatcccatcactactaaaaatacaaaaaattagctgggcatggtggcaagtgcctgcagtcccagctacttgagaggctgagacaggagaatcacttgaacctgggaggcagaggttgcagtgagctgagatcatgccactgcactccagcctgggtgacagagcaagactctgtctcaaaagaaaaataaaataaaataataaaataaaataaaatcttttgccTTGCAATCGTTTGCCTTGATGTCTAAAGCCCCACAATTCTCTAAAAACAGAGATGTATAAAAAAGCTCACGTACATAATTCTCTGAAAACAGagaatataaatgaataattgcTCCATTtaactaacatttgttgagtgcttgTTATAAATATGGCATGATTCTAGCTGTTGTGAGGTTACCaatcttttttaaacaaaagtaatataaatatatacacacacatttagtTACTGCATATGTGACGTGTGCTTTTGAAGAAAAAGGAGATGCTGTTGGAGGAAAACGGTGCTGGTGGTGGGAAGAGATTTAGAGTAAAGCCAGGGAAGTATTCTCAGAAGGGACAACTAGCTGGAAACTAAATGAGGAGGTTACAAAGATTGGTAAGCTCTgcaagctcactgcaagctctgcctcccgcgttcacaccattctcctgcctcagcctcctgagcagctgggaccacaggcacccgccagcactcctggctaatttctttttcctttgtacttttagtagaaacggagtttcaccatgttagccaggctagtctccatctcctgacctcgtgatccacccaccttggtgaggttaccagttttttaaaaaacaaaagtaatgcaAGATTGCTGATGAAAatttggaatatgagaaaagcataaagaagaaaatatatctttAAGCACACCACCCACTGTTAACATTCTGATCTATGTACttctaatattttctccattttcatatgtatacatacatttatttacatgCATATGTAGATAtcaaagtgtatatatataattttgtctgcctttaacatttttattgtacAATAATCAtgcattgtaaaaaaaaaaaagtgaaaatgtataCAATCAGTTTAAAGACTAACAAAATATGCATTCAATCACCAGCCAGGTGATGAAGAAATACTATTACTTCTCCCCTGGCATCTCCCTCCCACCTTTACATAGCCAAATCCAGAAAAGATCTGTTTTCTTAACTTTGTTCACctattgtattatttaaattgcAGCAGGAGGGAAGCATGTCTACTTTATCCAATTTCACACAGACGCTGGAAGACGCCTTCCAAAGGATTTTTATTACTTATATGGACAATTGGCGCCGGAACACGACAGCTGAGCAAGAGGCCCTCCAAGCCAAAGTTGATGCTGAGAACTTCTACTATGTCATCCTGTACCTCATGGTGATTATTGGAATGTTCTCTTTCATTATCGTGGCCATCCTGGTGAGCACCGTGAAATCCAAGAGACAGGAACACTCCAATGACCCCTACCACCAGTACATTGTAGAGGACTGGCAGGAAAAGTACAAGAGCCAAATCTTGAATCTAGAAGAATCAAAGGCCACCATCCATGAGAATACTGGTGCGACTGGGTTCAAAATGTCCCCCGATAAGGGAGAAAGGCACCAAGCCAACATCTGACATCCAGACACGAAGAGATGCCAGTGCCACGAGGCTAATCCAAATTGTCATTGCTTAGAAGAAAGTGAGTTCCTTGCTCTCTGTTGAGAATTTTCATGGAGATTATGTGGTTGGCCAATAAAGACAGATGACATTTCAATCTCAGTGATTGATGCTTGCTTGTTGGAGCCATAGTTTGTGCTGAAGGCCTCTTTTGCTTTCTGGGCAAGTAAATGTCATTTTAATCAATGTCAGTGGTGAAAATAAAGCCAAATTTGAAGTAAAGTGTCTGGGCAGTGGCCGTGGGGATAGAAAGGAGAGATTTACAAATCACTGAATCTGCTTTCTCATGAAACATCATTTGTGTGTGACAAATTCAATTTATAAATAACCCAGATGTATTATGTAGAAGCTGAGGCTCAAAAGCTGTCACTTGCTTACCAGAGAGACATAGGAGCATTTATCTATAACATTAATTCATGAGTGTGGAGTCAGAAGAGATGAATAAGCAAACCATAAGGTTACTTTACATTTATTGTTTTCCTGGCCTTTAACCTATTTAGAAGTCTTAAGACAGAACGAacattcctctttttttctttctcttttgagacagggtctcgctctgtcacccaggctggagtgcagtggtgcaatctcagctcactgcagcctcaatctcccaggctcaagtgatcctcccacctcagcctccctaatagctgggactacaagcacatgtgccaccacacccagctaatttttgtatctttttttgtaaaggcagggtctcactatgttgcccaggctggtctcaaacctgaACAAACATTTCAAAGGACAAACAATCCATACCAGAGAAGTCGAATATTTAAGAACTACCCAGCATAacaagaacacattttaaaactaacATTTAAAGTTTTGCAGAAAACTAATCTTAAAAAGttctcattaagaaaaaaaagttacaattgTTGCtttataaatgtattcttttaacTCAATTTAGTTTTCCTCTATTTACAATTACTTATTTGCATTTGTGTTTAAGAAACTAAAGGATACAGAAAGGGTCTAAATTGCTGATACCTTCTGAAGACCTAGACAGGAACTACTTAATATTTTACACCATGTGGGGCAGGATATCATAGAATGTCAGGGCTGACCATTCTACTGTTGGCGGAGACCACTTCacttacagatgaaaaaactgtaGTCCACTGAGAGGAGACGATTTCATTCACTAATTCGGTCAGGCAACATTGACCTACTTGGTTCACTGGCCTAGACCCCAGGAGCATAAGGATGAACAAGGCTGGGCTCgggggctcacgtctgtaatcccagcactttgggaggccgaggtgggcggatcacctgaggtcaagagttcaggaccagcctggccaacatggtgaaactccgtctccactaaaaatataaaaattagccgggtgtggtggcaggtgcctgtaaccccagatactggggagacagaggcatgagaatcgcttgaacctgggaagggaaggttgtagtgagcggagattgtaccactgcactccagcctgggcgacagacgcTAAACATCATAGTACAATATGACAAGGTCCTAACAGAGATCAATGCAAAGGGGACACAGCCAGCCAGCACAAGGACAGGAGGACATGTCTAACGCAGGTCAAGATCTTCTCTCTCAGAGCAGTGGAGAGTAGCAGGTCAACGGCAGCAGAGAGATGTGGGGCCTCAGCATCCCATAGCTTCATGCCTCCTAGTCTACCCTGTTCTTCTCCCTACACCCCAGCCAAGGCACAGCAATGATGGGCAAGGCCTCAAGCCTCAGGGTGCTAGgacaaaatttagaaaaagaggCTCTTCTTCAGAGAATGCTTATAGAACTCCTTATTCTAACCACAAGGTTTGTCTCTTTAAAATTACAGAGTGAGATATACACAAGGTATCTACTTCCTAACAGATTTGCAATTATGCCACCTGAAGCATTGAGTGCAGTGTTAGAGAAAACTATCCATATTCCAAGAGCAGATGTAGGAAGAGTGACCTCCCTCCTCAGATCAGAAACCCAGAAATGCTGTCCCACCCAGAAACATCCATCTCAGAGAGGCCAGAGCAGCCATCAGGCTTTAAATCCCAGCCCTCTGCTCTGCATCTAGACAGAAAACCGAGGTTTCCATCAGGTGACAAAGACCCTCTCCTTAACCAAATTTTCaggctcctctgagccctcttcCTGACTACAGCCCAACAGTGCGCTATAAAAACTACAGACTCTTGGCACAAATGATTTTGCCCACCTTCGCACACACTAAGAGACTTAAACGCTAGCATAGGTTCTAAGAGCTGAAAGCTAAAGTGCCTGCCCGAGAAAAGTGAACGCCGCCTGAAGAAGTTACCATTTGTTCCAACCAAAACCTGGTGACAGGCTGATAGTCCCCTGATCCCTCTCTTAAAGCAGTTACTTTAGAAAGTTTCAATTATaaatcctttctctctcctttgagATGCAAATCTTCTACCATTCAGAACTGTACTGTCTCTTTGAAATGCAAACATTCAAACTCTCTTTGCTGGATGGGTGCCTTGCTCTAACTTACTGCCCCCCATCATAGGCAGAAGTTTGCTTCTCCTCTAGATATGAGCCAATTAACAAACACAGATCACACTGACCAACCCCTTCCCACTTTTTATGCATTTCCACTTCCTTGACTCTGCTCAAGCCCCATCCCCACTCAGTTACCTTTGCACAAAGGGAAGTTGAGCTGGGCCTCTTCCCTCTGGCAATAGCTGATGATTTCAGTCAATCCTTACTGCTTTAACTAGTGACTGGCTTTCTTTACCTTTGACACAGGTAAACACATGGAGAGCAAAATCGAGGTTTTTCAGGcggggtgcagtagctcatgcctgtaatcccagcacttcgggaggccaaggtgggaggatcacttgaggtcaggagtttgagaccagcctggccaacatgatgaaaccccatctctactaaaaatacaaaaattagctgggtgtgttggcgggtgcctgtaatcccagctactcgggaggctgaggcaggagaattggttgaacctgggaggtagaagttgctatgaaccgagattgtaccactgcactctagcctgggcgacagagtgagactccatctcaaaaaaaaaaaaaaaaaaatcgaggtTTTCCTAATTAAGTACATTTTATTATCATCACTGAAAGTACAGGTGATAACATAGAGGGTTATCAGCCAACTTCACTTTTGGGGAATGAGAAATGCTGAATCTCTCCAAGCATGTTGGGTCTCTAGTGGTTGAAGCCATCTGCCAAGATTGACACTCTAGGATCCACGCCCACCCAACCTGGGCTTTTCACTTTCAACCCAGCAACTGAAAATGTCAGTTCAAACAACTTGCTGTTTTTTCCTACCCCATTTGCTTTTAAAGTTCCTTCTGCCTGTTCTACTGGCTCCATATTACCGGAATATCACTTATTTCGTAAAGCATAGTTCAGATGTTATTTCAAAAGGAGCCCAGGATAGTGGCTGATTTGATAGAATCTAGACCCAGATTACCCAGGGTCAAGTCCCAGCTCTGGTACTTGCGGCCTTTAAAACCACGGAAAAATTACTTTAATCTCTTtgtgtctccatttcctcatttgtgaaatggttCTCATTATAGCACCTCCCTTACAGCCTTGTTATGAGAGTTAGGCAATAGCCAC
The nucleotide sequence above comes from Macaca nemestrina isolate mMacNem1 chromosome 4, mMacNem.hap1, whole genome shotgun sequence. Encoded proteins:
- the LOC105472685 gene encoding potassium voltage-gated channel subfamily E member 2 isoform X2, which translates into the protein MSTLSNFTQTLEDAFQRIFITYMDNWRRNTTAEQEALQAKVDAENFYYVILYLMVIIGMFSFIIVAILVSTVKSKRQEHSNDPYHQYIVEDWQEKYKSQILNLEESKATIHENTGATGFKMSPDKGERHQANI
- the LOC105472685 gene encoding potassium voltage-gated channel subfamily E member 2 isoform X1, encoding MQEGSMSTLSNFTQTLEDAFQRIFITYMDNWRRNTTAEQEALQAKVDAENFYYVILYLMVIIGMFSFIIVAILVSTVKSKRQEHSNDPYHQYIVEDWQEKYKSQILNLEESKATIHENTGATGFKMSPDKGERHQANI